From a region of the Aphidius gifuensis isolate YNYX2018 unplaced genomic scaffold, ASM1490517v1 Contig5, whole genome shotgun sequence genome:
- the LOC122860061 gene encoding transmembrane protein 181-like produces the protein MDGTGLGYSYHLPSGGWNLRIRNTLAQFSDLFSEFNKYIAPAYHHDRCERSVPMRLYSMHKREFFMVFVGFFACFGLSVFIGLAGPPITSTTEQQAHVNNSEMSTGPFIMETPELSTYCQQLWVIAKLSTSNTDDERYDKTFQVAVSIDGFIGENKLTSVLSTDSQHNRTRHLKCERQTCEEFVVAHLGTLEYSYYMITVRFYGLEGFHRRYQIQDLRFYFKSYNPAFTQIEIWFRLIFLLSTFFVTCWFGHSLRKYPTPDWSIEQKWVSILLPLLILYNNPFFPLIFLSNSWIPGMLDAVMQTTFLCAILMFWLCVYHGLRQNERKFSRFYLLKFVIIGCLWGAALTLATWLRCTELEDPTYNYVLDTSNYYGFKVFFFTMGGVYIGYLLLLILRAYTELRSMPYFDMRLKFLTLLAIIVAVVCAFVTSRQFGAGVLEDSFASRLSTYYKTSAQFMALYGLLNFYLYTMAYVYSPNLPNVYGQHTAIAKDNPAFSMINNESDEDVIFGSDDESSRRLLTRSSRNADDSD, from the exons ATGGATGGTACTGGTTTGGGTTATTCATACCATCTTCCTTCTGGTGGTTGGAATTTAAGAATACGAAATACTTTGGCACAATTTAGTGATTTATTCAGTGAGTTTAACAAGTACATTGCACCAGCTTATCATCATGACAGATGTGAAAG aTCTGTACCAATGAGATTATATTCAATGCATAAGAGAGAATTTTTTATGgtatttgttggtttttttgcTTGTTTTGGTTTATCAGTATTTATTGGACTTGCTGGTCCACCAATAACATCAACAACTGAACAACAAGCACATGTTAATAATAGTGAAATGTCAACTGGACCATTTATCATGGAAACACCAGAATTATCAACTTACTGTCAACAATTATGGGTTATTgctaaattatcaacatcaaatacagatg ATGAGAGGTATGACAAGACATTTCAAGTTGCTGTATCAATTGATGGATTTATaggagaaaataaattaacatctgTTCTTTCAACAGACTCTCAACACAatag aaCAAGACATTTAAAATGTGAAAGACAAACATGTGAAGAATTTGTCGTTGCTCATCTTGGTACACTTGAGTATAGCTATTACATGATAACTGTACGTTTTTATGGCCTTGAAGGTTTTCATCGTCGTTATCAAATACAGGATTTGAGATTTTAC tttaaaagttataatCCAGCATTTACACAAATCGAAATATGGTTTcgacttatatttttattgtcaacatTTTTCGTAACG tGTTGGTTTGGTCATTCACTGAGAAAATATCCAACACCAGATTGgtcaattgaacaaaaatgGGTCTCAATATTATTGCCACTTTTAATTCTCTACAACA atcctttttttccattgatatttttatcaaactcTTGGATACCTGGTATGTTGGATGCAGTGATGCAGACAACATTTTTATGTGCTATTTTAATGTTTTGGCTATGTGTTTATCATGGTCTTCGTCAG aatgagagaaaattttcaagattttatCTACTAAAATTTGTGATTATTGGATGTCTATGGGGTGCAGCTTTAACACTTGCAACTTGGCTAAGATGTACTGAGCTGGAAGATCCAACTTATAATTACGTTCTTGATACTTCCAATTATTAT ggatttaaagtatttttctttacgATGGGAGGTGTCTACATTGGGTACCTATTGCTTTTGATACTTCGAGCATATACTGAACTACGTTCTATGCCTTATtttg ataTGCGGTTAAAGTTTTTGACATTACTTGCAAttattgttgctgttgtttgTGCTTTTGTAACATCACGACAATTTGGTGCTGGTGTTTTGGAAGATAGTTTTGCATCAAGATTATCAACTTATTATAAAACATCAGCACAATTTATGGCACTTTAtggtttattgaatttttatctttacacAATGGCCTATGTGTATTCACCAAATTTACCAAATGTTTATGGTCAAC ATACAGCAATTGCCAAAGATAATCCAGCATTTTCaatgattaataatgaatCTGATGAAGATGTTATATTTGGATCTGATGATGAAAGTAGTCGGAGATTACTTACAAGATCATCAAGAAATGCTGATGACAGTGattga
- the LOC122860063 gene encoding activated RNA polymerase II transcriptional coactivator p15-like gives MPKSKEYLSSTDSSDGNSSADEKPKKKKMKKEEKKEKAAKTSSKKASSSTEDKQDDVWELGNLKQVTVREFKGKTLIDIRTMYTDKNSGELKPTKKGISLSVEQWRKLVDSIEDIDKIFKSRS, from the exons ATGCCAAAATCTAAGGAATATCTTTCATCAACTGATAGCAGTGATGGCAACAGCAGTGCA gaTGAAAAaccaaagaagaaaaagatgaagaaggaagaaaaaaaagaaaaagctgCTAAAACATCAAGTAAAAAAGCTTCATCAAGTACTGAAGACAAGCAAGATGATGTTTGGGAACTTGGCAATTTAAAACAAGTAACTGTTCGTGAATTTAAAGGAAAAACATTGATTGACATCAGAACAATGTATACTGATAAAAATTCTGGTGAATTGAAACCAACTAAAAAAG GTATTTCTTTGAGTGTTGAACAATGGAGAAAATTAGTAGACTCAATTGAAGACattgacaaaatatttaagtcaagatcttaa
- the LOC122860064 gene encoding activated RNA polymerase II transcriptional coactivator p15-like, which yields MFIHLLQRLGSTISHCRPLTSTNSFVRIISSSSVRDSNRDKYEDIWANDFDSFLKMPKSKEIVSSDDDSKSGSSSSSSEQEQKTKKRPRKEEKKSKSEDQSASKKKQSSSSKNDGDKDQSWELGNKKRVAITEFRGTNYVDIREMYLDKNTGDLKPGMKGISLNLAQWEKLKENVEAIDKVVKSK from the exons atGTTTATTCATCTTTTGCAAAGATTAGGATCAACAATTAGTCATTGTCGTCCTTTAACTTCAACAAATTCATTTGTTCgtattatttcatcaagttCTGTCAGAG acAGCAATCGTGATAAATACGAGGATATTTGGGCAAACGATTtcgattcatttttaaaaatgccaAAATCTAAGGAAATTGTTTCAAGTGATGATGATTCAAAGTCTGGATcaagcagcagcagcagcgag CAAGAACAAAAAACCAAGAAAAGACcaagaaaagaagaaaaaaaatcaaaaagcgAAGATCAATCTGCATCAAAGAAGAAGCAAAGTTcatcaagtaaaaatgatGGTGACAAGGATCAATCATGGGAACTTGGTAATAAAAAACGTGTTGCAATAACTGAATTCCGTGGAACAAATTATGTTGATATTCGTGAAATGTATCTTGACAAAAATACTGGTGATCTCAAACCTGGCATGAaag gAATATCACTCAACTTAGCTCAATGGGAAAAGCTCAAGGAAAACGTTGAAGCTATTGACAAAGTTGTcaagtcaaaataa
- the LOC122860065 gene encoding formin-J-like has translation MEPILPSELARLVLGYLEQENCQEAAKVFFDTSPDLSEYRKLAKLGKPFGKKIYGLTLNNIVENLVSASMLLQEKLSQISDSGSSDHINILKQSNNLMEQLKFILDEKFQRFYVNISVPTPNTSTQTTSGSPIISSSMRKRKTSVTIERKDKRQQKLNILTNDQDQVNNIEATTLNQLPGHSKNLHDSPQKQEVNKQQQQVEFEVPQIIEQPKEITVNDNPTNQVIPTTLPACAIDTQSATCSTGTDTEELRQFTTTEVQTNPINNSNHDERIKNLSLLSNALLNRTEIHERIAENINNENRDLSNHEVSDCNASMTAQLNAYIESIVSKTERDPIFENFISGIIRPETDDTEPETEMSPDEEDPIDVINLQDNKSTSPLIFHEQQDIELPLDNPVTNELDKEKNNLPINNDNCYKNNEEIKSLDDMNAAAIMGIMSVNALNEKIIEENKPLNIEEEKVEEKNVDNLQITDNVIPSEAIKPNNKLENKKKPRKARLSKRELKPPVKMDVGVMEVPMLIRCSNEEIKNHQNDFKPIAPKGPNRPVLIAPKNCNNIQQARPIFVKTVNLKFPVNKTDNQCVNSTVTSLSQEIVIQPAQQIFQSVQQMIQPVQQTIQTVQQIVQPVSEIFPSIQQQMAPSIQQQIAPSIQQQIAPSIQQQIAPSIQQQMAPSIQQQIIPSSPIVPDNCKNDTEGFSLSPYLKFDRPPQDPSCILQFEIPNDTNNDNEASTSMIHSDSIIKRTPRTLLKSRANNHRLSLSTPRKRISHIRALDFNTPIKGIKSNRRMSDANNSQRLTGKKLLLKTNSRTSLFKSPNKTLSIKKIKTPKRLNTLIDHNNSNSNNDNNNNNNNNSSNNRVPIATRGPEPKLNGGWDKYTGVGMIIDGLSSQSSSSPEKKPTPTKKAWDADLRGKINIITNVKKPAVRKKRIAKIKKDKNDKLNNIEKKDIEIDNDDSNDSNENDAIKPVDTTANTSIENNVKLNNQNTKSITKKYATLKTLTTSVTKKEISKSLNTSIDLVNKGSGAFSKVNPGFIQNLSELETPRKFDNSNGIPPTPRITSPHSNQTIFSQLNDDSGKIQTFPPTPEFPPTPNIVITPRQSSDITIDTTKDCQFVGCSTYYQPSCELNDDKLVKIKNDNITIEKISTSTTTTTTTTTKISGITDVKSSTYKNDVTQYEVIKGHLPREDKSTELKMSSNDNDKMNKDSSMMNNRETSNITSNNDSKSLCKSFETSGTADDSSDSDSGSSSSSSSSSGSSSFSSMNDTNTSSRISSGKKIKKSTSNKDKFKELFGDQESDISGIAKDSPIITSTNKINIDNNKNTKEENESSPTKVFSIIKTDDMLKDIDLETPAKDETILNEEDIGVTPNSSKPGVKNLTNLSSTIAATNNTNNMSPPSVAINKNQSSKIIKPTIVSVKKILPENAVQLKPISQYLNNIPPVQNSANTRDSAKDAKLSAELEEKRLRTINKLNAGTTKQPPKKLTKKNTLPLNNDNKIQQQQQQNDNDNKKIQEPFTVNKIEKKTRVSRVPAKQIVQTNKIDDTTASTADKIIDQSSSSSSSSSPPVKPVPALIGLRKSARNAEKIAAKRGVSEPRERSGNAKKQMHERKAQSTRESNVNDDIIIDNDILTTNNIVNNLQEINKPVDNANKQDEIKEDNKLIIDSIKEPVKSKVDMVKRDLFSDDEQQNDKVTTRSKTQKISVNQKCDNAEINTGNNDEKIDVLECLELVPTKNIDEFDISLETDYQHIEISFVYDENTVVPKEKKRKRKYSNSELECRIQIDNGGEDEWKLLTAPPCEEIFAMLPEKKKAPRKRPTKTTVKAKIIKEKSVPTIVRKRTMPVKLRNSKSIVSAIDSQPLATSSPVDNTTPRNIEKQVVVAGGAGGAVDEPKIETTKTKKRKITETQDSNQTENKKPHLSVPNAEDLLKKLKIGKLMDHVHGPDN, from the exons ATGGAACCAATTTTACCATCTGAATTGGCAAGACTTGTTCTtg gtTATCTAGAACAAGAAAATTGCCAAGAAGCAGCTAAGGTATTTTTTGATACATCACCAGATCTGAGCGAGTATAGAAAACTAGCAAAACTTGGCAAACCATttggcaaaaaaatatatggtttgacattaaataatattgttgaaaatctTGTATCAGCAAGTATGTTGctacaagaaaaattatcacaaatatCTGATTCTGGAAGTTCAGATCATATTAATATACTTAAacaaagtaataatttaatggaacaattgaaatttatattagatgaaaaatttcaacgtttttatgtaaatattagTGTACCAACACCAAATACATCAACACAAACAACAAGTGGATCACCAATAATTTCAAGTAGCATGAGAAAACGTAAAACAAGTGTGACGATTGAACGTAAAGATAAaagacaacaaaaattaaatatattaacaaatgatcaagatcaagttaataatattgaagcaACAACATTAAATCAACTTCCTGGACATTCAAAAAATCTTCATGATAGTCCACAAAAACAAGAagttaataaacaacaacaacaagttgaATTTGAAGTACCACAAATTATTGAACAGCCAAAAGAAATTACTGTAAATGATAATCCAACAAATCAAGTAATACCAACAACATTACCAGCATGTGCAATTGATACTCAAAGTGCAACTTGTTCAACTGGTACAGATACTGAAGAGTTGAGACAATTTACAACAACAGAAGTACAAACAAAtccaattaataattcaaatcatgatgaaagaattaaaaatcttAGTTTATTATCAAATGCATTATTAAATAGAACAGAAATACATGAAAGAATagctgaaaatattaataatgaaaatcgTGATTTGAGTAATCATGAAGTATCTGATTGTAATGCATCAATGACAGCACAATTAAATGCATATATTGAATCAATTGTATCAAAAACAGAAAGAGAtccaatatttgaaaattttattagtgGTATTATTAGACCAGAGACAGATGATACAGAGCCTGAAACAGAAATGAGTCCAGATGAAGAAGATCCTAttgatgttattaatttacaagataataaatcaactaGTCCACTAATATTTCATGAACAACAAGACATTGAATTACCATTAGATAATCCTGTTACGAATGAattggataaagaaaaaaataatttaccaattaataatgataattgttataaaaataatgaagaaattaaatcaCTTGATGATATGAATGCTGCTGCAATAATGGGAATAATGAGTGTAAAtgcattaaatgaaaaaataattgaagaaaataaaccattaaatattgaagaagaaaaagtagaagaaaaaaatgttgataatttacaaataacagATAATGTTATACCAAGTGAAGCTATAAAacctaataataaattagaaaataaaaaaaaaccaagaaaaGCAAGATTATCAAAACGTGAATTAAAGCCACCTGTTAAAATGGATGTTGGAGTTATGGAAGTTCCAATGTTAATTAGATGCtcaaatgaagaaattaaaaaccaTCAAAATGATTTCAAACCTATAGCACCAAAGGGTCCAAATAGACCAGTATTAATTGCgccaaaaaattgtaataatatacaacaagCTAGGccaatttttgttaaaacagttaatttaaaatttccagTTAACAAAACAGATAATCAATGTGTTAATTCAACTGTAACATCACTTTCTCAAGAAATTGTGATTCAGCCAGCACAACAAATATTTCAGTCAGTACAACAAATGATTCAACCAGTACAACAAACAATTCAAACAGTACAACAAATAGTTCAACCAGTGTCAGAAATATTTCCatcaatacaacaacaaatggCTCCATCAATACAACAGCAAATAGCTCCatcaatacaacaacaaatagcTCCatcaatacaacaacaaatagcTCCatcaatacaacaacaaatggCTCCatcaatacaacaacaaataattccATCATCACCAATAGTGCcagataattgtaaaaatgatACAGAAGGATTTTCTTTATcaccatatttaaaatttgatcgACCACCACAAGATCCATCATGTATATTACAATTTGAAATACCAAATGACAcaaataatgacaatgaagCTTCAACATCAATGATACATTCagattcaataataaaaagaacaccaagaacattattaaaaagtcGAGCAAATAATCATCGTTTAAGTCTTTCAACTCCACGTAAAAGAATAAGCCATATTAGAGCACTTGATTTTAATACACCAATTAAAGGAATTAAAAGTAATAGAAGAATGAGTGATGCTAATAATAGTCAAAGATtaacaggaaaaaaattacttttaaaaacaaatagtagaactagtttatttaaatcaccaaataaaacattatcaattaaaaaaattaaaactccaaaaagattaaatacattaattgatcataataatagtaatagtaataatgataataataataataataataataatagtagtaatAATAGAGTACCAATTGCAACTCGTGGTCCTGAACCAAAATTAAATGGTGGTTGGGATAAATATACTGGTGTTGGTATGATTATTGATGGCTTGTCATCACAATCAAGTTCATCACcagaaaaaaaaccaacaccAACTAAAAAAGCTTGGGATGCTGATTTAcgtggtaaaataaatatcattacaaatgttaaaaaaccagctgttagaaaaaaacgaatagctaaaattaaaaaagacaaaaatgataaattaaataatattgaaaaaaaagatattgaaattgataatgatgatagcAATGATAGTAATGAAAATGATGCTATTAAACCAGTTGATACAACAGCAAATacgtcaattgaaaataatgtaaaattaaataatcaaaatacaaaaagtataacaaaaaaatatgcaacattaaaaacattaacaacaagtgtcacaaaaaaagaaataagtaaatcattaaatacatCAATAGATTTAGTTAATAAGGGTAGTGGTGCATTTTCAAAAGTTAATCCTGGTTTTATCCAAAATTTAAGTGAATTAGAAACACCaagaaaatttgataatagtAATGGTATACCACCAACACCAAGAATAACAAGTCCACATAGTAatcaaacaatattttcacaattaaatgatgattCTGGTAAAATTCAAACATTTCCACCGACTCCAGAATTTCCACCAACACCAAATATCGTTATAACACCAAGACAATCATCTGATATTACAATTGACACAACAAAAGATTGTCAATTTGTTGGTTGTTCAACGTATTATCAGCCAAGTTGTGAAttgaatgatgataaattagttaaaataaaaaatgataatataactattgaaaaaatatcaacatcaacaacgacaacaacaacaacaactacaaAAATATCTGGTATAACTGATGtaaaatcatcaacatataaaaatgatgtaaCACAATATGAAGTTATTAAAGGTCATTTACCACGTGAAGATAAATCTACAGaattaaaaatgtcatcaaatgataatgataaaatgaataaagataGTAGTATGATGAATAATAGAGAAACGTCAAATATAACTAGTAATAATGATTCAAAAAGTCTTTGTAAAAGTTTTGAAACAAGTGGAACAGCAGATGATTCATCAGACAGTGATAGTGGtagttcatcatcatcatcttcatcatctggCTCGTCATCTTTTTCTAGTATGAATGATACAAATACATCATCAAGAATATCAagtggtaaaaaaattaaaaaatcaacaagtaataaagataaatttaaagaattatttgGTGATCAAGAAAGTGATATATCTGGTATTGCAAAAGACAGTCCaataataacatcaacaaataaaattaatattgataataataaaaatacaaaagaagaaaatgaaTCATCACCGACAAaagtattttcaattattaaaacagaTGATATGTTGAAAGATATTGATTTAGAAACACCAGCAAAAGatgaaacaatattaaatgaagAAGATATTGGTGTAACACCAAACAGCTCAAAACCaggtgttaaaaatttaacaaatttatcgTCAACAATTGCTgcaacaaataatacaaataatatgtCACCACCATCAGTagctattaataaaaatcaatcatcaaaaataattaaaccaaCAATTGttagtgttaaaaaaatattacctgAAAATGCTGTACAATTAAAACCAATatcacaatatttaaataatataccacCTGTACAAAATTCAGCAAATACACGTGATTCAGCAAAGGATGCAAAATTAAGTGCtgaattagaagaaaaaagattacgtacaattaataaattaaatgctgGTACAACAAAACAaccaccaaaaaaattaactaaaaaaaatacattaccattaaataatgataataaaattcaacaacaacagcaacaaaatgataatgataataaaaaaatccaagaACCATTTacagttaataaaattgaaaagaaaacaCGTGTATCAAGAGTACCAGCAAAACAAATTgtacaaacaaacaaaattgatgatacaacagcatcaacagctgataaaataattgatcagtcatcatcatcatcatcatcatcatcaccaccagtTAAACCAGTTCCAGCTTTAATTGGTTTACGTAAATCAGCAAGAAATGCTGAAAAAATTGCAGCTAAAAGAGGTGTAAGTGAGCCACGTGAAAGATCTGGTAatgcaaaaaaacaaatgcatGAAAGAAAAGCACAATCAACAAGAGAATcaaatgttaatgatgatattatcattgacaatgatatattaacaacaaataatattgtaaataatttacaagaaataaataaaccagttgataatgcaaataaacaagatgaaataaaagaagataataaattaataattgatagtaTCAAAGAACCAGTAAAGTCAAAAGTTGATATGGTAAAAAGAGATTTATTTAGTGATGATGaacaacaaaatgataaaGTAACAACAAGATCAAAAACCCAAAAAATATCAGTCAATCAAAAATGTGATAATGCTGAAATAAATACtggtaataatgatgaaaaaattgatgtacTTGAATGTCTTGAGCTTGtaccaacaaaaaatattgatgaatttgataTTAGTTTAGAAACTGATTATCAAcatattgaaatatcatttgTATATGATGAAAACACAGTAgtaccaaaagaaaaaaagagaaaaagaaaatatagtaATTCAGAACTTGAATGTAGAATACAAATTGATAATGGTGGTGAAGATGAATGGAAATTATTAACAGCACCACCATGTGAAGAAATATTTGCAATGTTgccagagaaaaaaaaagctccaaGAAAAAGaccaacaaaaacaacagttaaagctaaaataataaaagaaaaaagtgtaCCTACTATTGTTAGAAAAAGAACAATGCCAGTTAAATTGAGAAATAGTAAATCAATTGTTTCGGCTATTGACTCGCAACCATTGGCAACATCATCACCAGTTGATAATACAACACCaagaaatattgaaaaacaagTTGTTGTTGCTGGTGGTGCTGGTGGTGCTGTTGATGAaccaaaaattgaaacaacaaaaacaaaaaaaagaaaaataactgAGACACAAGATAGCAAtcaa acagaaaataaaaaaccacatCTGTCAGTACCAAATGCTGAggatttgttgaaaaaattaaaaattggaaaattaatgGATCATGTACATGGTccagataattaa